In Oncorhynchus kisutch isolate 150728-3 unplaced genomic scaffold, Okis_V2 scaffold4027, whole genome shotgun sequence, the following proteins share a genomic window:
- the LOC116373162 gene encoding uncharacterized protein LOC116373162, protein MDISGMDISGMDISGMDISGTDISGTDISGTDISGMDISGMDISGTDISGTDNSGMDISGMDISGMDISGMDISAMDISGMDISGTDISGMDISGMDISGMDISAMDISGMDISGMDISGTDISGMDISGMDISAMDISGMDISGMDISGMDISGMDISGMDSSGMDISGTDISGMDISGMDISGMDISGMDISGTDISGMDVSAMDISE, encoded by the exons ATGGATATCTCTGGTATGGATATCTCTGGTATGGATATCTCTGGTATGGATATCTCTGGTACAGATATCTCTGGTACAGATATCTCTGGTACGGATATCTCTGGTATGGATATCTCTGGTATGGATATCTCTGGTACGGATATCTCTGGTACGGATAACTCTGGGATGGATATCTCTGGTATGGATATCTCTGGTATGGACATCTCTGGTATGGATATCTCTGCTATGGATATCTCTGGTATGGATATCTCTGGTACGGATATCTCTGGTATGGATATCTCTGGTATGGATATCTCTGGTATGGATATCTCTGCTATGGATATCTCTGGTATGGATATCTCTGGGATGGATATCTCTGGTACGGATATCTCTGGTATGGATATCTCTGGTATGGATATCTCTGCTATGGATATCTCTGGTATGGATATCTCTGGTATGGATATCTCTGGTATGGATATCTCTGGTATGGATATCTCTGGTATGGATAGCTCTGGGATGGATATCTCTGGTACGGATATCTCTGGTATGGATATCTCTGGTATGGATATCTCTGGTATGGATATCTCTGGTATGGATATCTCTGGTACGGATATCTCTGGTATGGATGTCTCTGCTATGGATATCTCTg AATGA